The proteins below are encoded in one region of Ferroplasma acidiphilum:
- a CDS encoding type B DNA-directed DNA polymerase — MEKIINATGSDVIELWIYRNGKIIKKYFNNRTWIFVSGEPYYLTMLEKSLDATNYIYRYTTMNDIYGLQNGIQIYLSPSKSSDMGSRIEESFGSRLKIYNADINNILRFMVSRGMEFYSLENPYEEDISLPAAVIEPVSTRGRIKYVAINGNIYSSNIYEETKRAIEENIIIIYRNYQNEFSILLDQMKKHGYYINARFYRERTFESYGRHSYMPGAVKIRDRICIDYDSFVYRESGISGLFELSRVSSLPVEIVSSITPGTVVSSIEEKEALKRKILVPFRKDDYEIAKNPAELFSADAGGIVFNPEPGIYSDVYEIDFSSMYPGIIVEYGISPESISGGNTAYLSQFLRGLLDRRLLYKYVNGRSDIYASRNKALKILLLNSFGYTGYKNAKFGRIDVHEKITGIGRKIIADSMRISEENGFTVLHGVVDSLWLSGNGDIDKTLKEIYDKTGIPIVLDSNYRWIAFMPQANGIGSANRYIGLRKDGTFKVRGIELRRRDSPPLVRKFQEQALDALNCSFDELPLKKEKLDDLKNRYMKLENFPIEDFRIEFGINRHIDDYKTRNSTYYLMKSLGREKMIYPGMVISGIVVDKKHNIIKSHSEFFDRKYYENLLKRSFKPFDFIISESANKIPDLY, encoded by the coding sequence ATGGAGAAGATAATAAACGCCACTGGTTCTGATGTAATAGAACTGTGGATATACCGGAACGGAAAGATCATTAAAAAATACTTCAATAACAGGACATGGATATTTGTTTCAGGCGAACCATACTATTTAACCATGCTTGAGAAGAGCCTGGACGCGACAAATTATATCTACCGTTATACTACAATGAACGATATTTATGGATTGCAAAATGGAATACAGATATATCTTAGCCCATCTAAATCAAGTGATATGGGATCCAGGATAGAGGAATCATTTGGTTCCCGGTTGAAAATTTATAATGCTGACATAAATAATATTTTACGGTTTATGGTAAGCAGGGGAATGGAATTCTATAGCCTGGAAAACCCATATGAGGAGGATATAAGTTTGCCTGCAGCAGTAATAGAACCTGTATCCACACGTGGCAGGATAAAATATGTTGCCATAAATGGCAATATATATTCCAGCAATATCTATGAAGAAACAAAAAGGGCTATAGAGGAAAACATCATTATAATATATAGAAACTATCAAAATGAATTCAGCATTTTGCTTGACCAGATGAAAAAACATGGATATTATATTAATGCCAGATTTTACAGGGAAAGAACCTTTGAATCCTATGGCAGGCATTCGTATATGCCCGGGGCTGTAAAAATAAGGGATAGAATATGCATAGATTATGATTCCTTTGTATACAGGGAATCTGGAATCTCAGGGCTGTTTGAGCTATCAAGGGTTTCATCCCTTCCTGTTGAAATAGTTTCCAGTATAACTCCTGGCACCGTTGTTTCTTCTATTGAGGAAAAAGAAGCATTAAAAAGAAAAATACTTGTGCCATTTAGAAAAGATGATTATGAGATTGCAAAAAATCCTGCTGAATTATTCAGTGCAGACGCAGGTGGAATAGTTTTTAATCCGGAGCCGGGAATTTATTCGGATGTATATGAAATTGATTTTTCATCCATGTATCCTGGAATAATAGTTGAATATGGCATATCACCGGAGAGCATTTCTGGAGGAAATACTGCCTATTTATCACAGTTCCTCAGAGGATTGCTGGACAGGAGGCTACTGTATAAATATGTCAACGGCAGGTCGGATATCTATGCAAGCAGAAATAAGGCATTGAAAATCCTCCTTCTCAATTCCTTCGGGTATACCGGTTATAAAAATGCAAAATTTGGAAGGATAGATGTGCATGAAAAAATAACAGGCATAGGGAGAAAAATAATAGCAGATTCCATGAGAATTTCAGAAGAAAATGGTTTCACCGTTTTACATGGTGTTGTTGATTCACTCTGGCTATCAGGAAACGGTGATATAGATAAAACACTTAAAGAGATATATGATAAAACAGGCATACCTATAGTTCTGGATTCAAATTATAGATGGATTGCTTTTATGCCCCAGGCCAATGGCATAGGTTCCGCAAACAGATATATAGGATTAAGGAAAGATGGAACGTTTAAGGTAAGAGGCATAGAACTCAGGAGAAGGGATTCACCACCACTGGTCAGGAAGTTCCAGGAGCAGGCACTTGATGCGTTAAACTGCAGTTTTGATGAATTACCATTAAAAAAAGAAAAGCTGGATGACCTGAAAAACAGGTATATGAAACTTGAAAACTTCCCTATTGAAGATTTCAGGATAGAATTCGGTATAAACAGGCACATTGATGATTATAAAACCAGAAATAGTACGTATTATCTGATGAAAAGCCTTGGCAGGGAAAAAATGATATATCCTGGTATGGTTATTTCCGGAATCGTAGTTGATAAAAAACATAACATTATAAAAAGCCACTCCGAATTTTTCGACAGGAAATATTAT
- a CDS encoding peptidylprolyl isomerase encodes MATAVLETSMGDIEIELFEKDMPVTAGNFRKLVEQGFYNNTIFHRVIPDFMIQGGDPTGTGMGGPGYKIKDEFTKNNRNDRGTIAMANAGPNTGGSQFFINVVNNNYLDKMHPVFGKVVKGLDVADKISKAKRDRNDKPLEKIVIKKAFIK; translated from the coding sequence ATGGCAACAGCAGTACTTGAAACCAGCATGGGAGATATAGAAATAGAATTGTTTGAGAAAGATATGCCTGTTACAGCGGGCAATTTCAGAAAGCTTGTTGAGCAGGGATTCTACAATAACACAATATTTCACAGGGTTATACCCGATTTCATGATACAGGGTGGAGACCCGACAGGAACAGGAATGGGTGGCCCTGGATACAAAATAAAAGATGAATTTACAAAAAACAATAGAAATGATAGGGGAACCATAGCAATGGCAAATGCCGGGCCTAATACTGGCGGATCCCAGTTCTTTATAAATGTGGTGAATAACAACTATCTTGATAAAATGCACCCCGTATTCGGCAAAGTTGTAAAGGGTCTCGATGTTGCAGATAAAATAAGCAAGGCAAAGAGAGACAGGAACGATAAGCCCCTTGAAAAAATTGTAATAAAAAAAGCATTTATAAAATAA
- a CDS encoding MFS transporter → MVENDAYSVLDNAKVGKFQRRLAVTAALGPFTDAFNEFGASISLIAVGILFHLPPVLVAAATAAYWVGVAAGAILGGIASDAIGRKQIFLYDTIGMAVFAVISAIATGYISYFLARLALGIFIGMDYAAAVPLLSEYSPSKKRGGLLSTEKLFFMFGTIATVVIGMAFTYYVGVLLAWRYDFLIAAIPAIILFGLRFDMPASLRWAKASGRKDLIPKILKKLHKEGIDIDPETVKVDKPQSIKENIHEFFNSKNKKTVAYIFWIGAAYALTVNLVSVYASTVLENLGATSFFAEEGTLIIDIVGTFGVILTLIVVDRIGRRLMGLFGFVLGAIPLTVLIVADVYHAMTIPLVISMFGLFFFINVGLVGTLQYLPAAEVSTTKSRGLAVGWEKLFEFGLALPALTLYAYIGLFYSFIYDAIMVIIGGIVLYFLSFETKNRSLERNAMEAEKKHTKSREGKSKTVQETKRID, encoded by the coding sequence ATGGTCGAAAATGATGCTTATTCTGTACTTGATAATGCAAAAGTAGGAAAGTTCCAGAGAAGGCTGGCTGTAACGGCCGCACTTGGCCCATTTACAGACGCTTTCAATGAATTTGGTGCATCAATATCGCTTATAGCTGTTGGGATACTTTTCCACCTGCCTCCAGTACTGGTTGCAGCAGCAACAGCAGCTTACTGGGTAGGTGTGGCGGCGGGTGCAATATTAGGCGGTATAGCATCAGATGCAATAGGAAGAAAGCAGATATTTTTATACGATACAATAGGCATGGCTGTGTTTGCAGTTATCAGTGCCATCGCCACTGGATATATCTCATATTTCCTGGCACGGCTTGCACTGGGTATATTCATAGGGATGGATTATGCAGCCGCAGTCCCACTGCTTTCAGAATATTCTCCATCAAAGAAAAGAGGCGGGCTCCTTTCCACTGAAAAACTGTTTTTTATGTTCGGCACAATTGCCACAGTTGTCATAGGCATGGCTTTCACATATTATGTGGGCGTGCTTCTGGCATGGAGATATGATTTCCTGATAGCAGCAATACCGGCAATAATACTATTCGGATTAAGGTTTGATATGCCCGCATCGCTCAGATGGGCAAAAGCTTCCGGAAGAAAAGATCTGATACCAAAAATATTAAAGAAACTCCACAAGGAAGGGATAGATATAGATCCTGAAACAGTAAAAGTGGATAAACCCCAGTCTATAAAGGAAAACATACACGAATTCTTTAACTCAAAGAATAAAAAAACAGTTGCATACATATTCTGGATTGGCGCAGCATATGCATTGACAGTAAACCTTGTAAGTGTGTATGCCAGCACTGTTCTGGAAAACCTTGGAGCAACATCATTTTTTGCAGAGGAAGGAACATTGATAATTGATATAGTGGGGACATTTGGCGTTATACTGACACTGATTGTTGTTGACAGGATAGGAAGGAGGCTTATGGGGCTCTTCGGCTTTGTCCTTGGTGCCATACCACTTACCGTCCTTATAGTGGCAGATGTATACCACGCAATGACAATACCGCTTGTAATATCCATGTTCGGGCTATTCTTCTTCATAAACGTTGGCCTGGTCGGCACACTTCAATACCTCCCGGCCGCAGAAGTTTCAACTACAAAATCCAGGGGACTTGCTGTAGGTTGGGAGAAACTTTTTGAGTTCGGACTCGCATTACCGGCGCTCACATTGTACGCATATATAGGGCTGTTCTACTCCTTCATATACGATGCTATAATGGTAATAATTGGCGGTATAGTTCTTTATTTCCTGTCATTTGAAACAAAAAACCGGTCTCTGGAGAGAAATGCAATGGAAGCAGAGAAAAAGCATACAAAATCCAGGGAGGGCAAATCAAAGACAGTACAGGAAACAAAACGTATTGATTGA
- a CDS encoding zinc-binding dehydrogenase — MQAGFLNKLNSEIILEDYEPPEPRDNEVTIEQKYTGVCFRDILTQQGFFPRVSLPVIPGHEIGGIIIKKGKNITNFNIGDRVSSLIYVPCGKCEFCLSGNENLCPNKVAYGEGRNGGYSRYVNADERSLVKVPPEVPEETVPIAACVIAMLYHAIGRVGKIKKGDYVLITGAGGGVGVHAVQMVKALGGHPIAETGSKWKEEELYKLGAEYVVSPEREYNKDVKEITGQGADIVLEDVGIATFSKSLRSLKTGGRLVVIGNLKPEPVELPLGLIILKGNSIKGSISSTREDLKKALELSKSQISPVIGNKIELQDINNGYANMLDRKVLGRLLIKF; from the coding sequence ATGCAAGCTGGATTTCTTAATAAATTAAATTCTGAAATAATTTTAGAAGATTATGAGCCACCGGAACCGAGGGATAATGAGGTAACAATAGAACAGAAATATACCGGGGTATGTTTCAGGGATATACTCACACAGCAGGGATTCTTTCCCAGGGTTTCACTTCCAGTAATACCCGGCCATGAAATAGGGGGCATTATAATAAAAAAAGGCAAAAATATCACAAATTTCAATATAGGAGATAGGGTTTCAAGCCTTATCTACGTGCCATGTGGAAAATGTGAATTCTGTTTATCAGGAAATGAAAATCTATGCCCTAATAAAGTTGCGTATGGCGAGGGAAGAAATGGCGGTTATTCCAGATATGTAAACGCAGATGAGAGGTCTCTGGTTAAAGTTCCCCCTGAAGTTCCGGAGGAAACAGTCCCTATTGCAGCATGTGTCATAGCAATGCTTTATCATGCGATAGGGAGGGTAGGAAAAATAAAAAAGGGTGATTATGTTTTAATCACCGGTGCAGGCGGTGGCGTTGGTGTACATGCAGTGCAGATGGTAAAGGCACTTGGAGGCCATCCCATAGCCGAAACCGGATCTAAATGGAAAGAAGAGGAATTGTATAAACTCGGTGCGGAATATGTTGTATCCCCGGAAAGGGAATATAATAAGGACGTTAAGGAAATTACAGGCCAGGGGGCAGATATTGTACTTGAAGATGTGGGAATTGCAACATTTTCGAAAAGCCTGAGAAGCCTTAAAACAGGGGGCAGGCTGGTAGTTATAGGGAATTTGAAGCCAGAGCCTGTTGAACTACCTCTCGGGCTTATTATCCTCAAGGGCAATAGCATAAAAGGGAGCATAAGTTCCACAAGAGAGGATTTGAAAAAAGCCCTGGAACTGTCAAAATCGCAGATATCTCCTGTAATAGGCAATAAAATAGAACTTCAGGATATAAATAATGGTTATGCAAACATGCTTGATAGGAAAGTACTGGGCAGGCTGCTGATAAAATTTTAG
- a CDS encoding ribose-phosphate diphosphokinase: MYIVPSSTAYNVSRKLASIFSCNVSGVVRKRFPDNEMYLKIIDDVKGEDVLLVGNTRSDQDIIEYLLLLDAIKEEEPKSITAVVPFFGYARQHMRYNNGEPVSSKVFTQAINQYADRIITVELHDEQTLNYSKVPFTDIKIINPIYKYFMDKNIDFVISPDDGGYERVKLMGSKLGIPAYYIDKKRIDSTTVKMTLPEEDYKDKNILILDDIISTGGTIIKASRMLKDKGVRNIYACAIHGVFANNSNEKIERYVNELTVTDTIETKYSNITISGEIAESLKDKISI, encoded by the coding sequence ATGTATATTGTGCCCTCATCTACCGCTTATAATGTATCCAGGAAACTGGCAAGTATTTTTTCATGCAACGTTTCCGGGGTTGTCAGGAAAAGATTTCCGGACAATGAAATGTATTTGAAGATTATTGACGATGTTAAAGGAGAGGATGTACTTCTTGTGGGAAACACAAGGAGTGATCAGGATATAATTGAATACCTCCTGCTTCTGGATGCTATAAAGGAGGAAGAGCCGAAAAGTATAACTGCAGTGGTGCCGTTTTTCGGGTATGCAAGGCAGCATATGAGATATAATAACGGTGAACCGGTGTCTTCAAAGGTTTTTACACAGGCAATAAATCAGTATGCTGACAGGATTATAACTGTTGAACTTCACGATGAGCAGACACTGAATTATTCTAAAGTTCCATTTACCGATATTAAAATTATAAATCCAATATATAAATATTTTATGGATAAAAACATAGATTTTGTTATATCCCCTGACGATGGCGGATATGAACGCGTTAAACTGATGGGTTCAAAACTGGGCATTCCTGCATATTATATTGATAAAAAAAGGATTGATTCAACCACGGTAAAAATGACCCTTCCGGAAGAAGACTATAAAGATAAGAACATTCTTATTCTGGATGATATAATTTCAACAGGGGGCACAATAATCAAAGCCTCCAGGATGTTAAAGGACAAAGGTGTCAGAAACATATACGCCTGCGCAATACATGGTGTATTTGCAAATAACAGCAATGAGAAAATAGAGAGATATGTAAATGAACTCACTGTAACAGATACCATAGAAACAAAATATAGCAATATAACAATTTCAGGGGAAATCGCAGAATCCCTGAAAGACAAGATAAGCATATGA
- a CDS encoding endonuclease dU, whose translation MKSGLRVLGLDDGPFNRNSDTKTVMVGVLMRLNSYVEGISTGTIKVDGMDSTETIMSMLNGRFSKDIDFIMSNGITFGGFNIMDIRMINRLTGIPIISITRKKPDMDSMFSALKLHFSDYMQRIELLKNSSINKIEYSGKALYVNCCGISVNDALYLIKKTTIMGNIPEPVRMAHLIATAIVSGESYGKT comes from the coding sequence ATGAAAAGTGGTCTCAGGGTTCTCGGGCTAGATGATGGCCCGTTTAACCGGAATTCCGATACAAAAACTGTTATGGTAGGAGTTTTAATGAGGTTAAACTCCTATGTTGAGGGAATCTCAACAGGAACTATAAAGGTTGATGGCATGGATTCCACGGAAACTATAATGTCTATGCTAAATGGGAGATTCAGCAAAGATATAGATTTTATAATGTCAAATGGGATAACATTTGGCGGTTTCAATATTATGGATATCAGGATGATAAACCGGTTAACAGGAATCCCCATAATCTCAATAACAAGAAAAAAACCGGATATGGATTCTATGTTTTCCGCACTTAAATTGCATTTTTCAGATTATATGCAAAGAATAGAACTTTTAAAAAACAGTTCAATAAATAAAATTGAGTACTCTGGAAAGGCACTGTATGTAAACTGTTGCGGGATATCTGTGAATGATGCCCTTTATCTTATAAAGAAAACCACTATAATGGGTAATATACCTGAACCTGTGAGAATGGCGCATCTCATAGCAACAGCTATTGTAAGTGGAGAAAGCTATGGAAAAACATAA
- a CDS encoding SMP-30/gluconolactonase/LRE family protein has protein sequence MLKAKLIHESPQLKLGESPIWRDGLLYYVDILNGKIYSYGENITQLHTDSIIPFIVPCDDGLIFATKESIKHLILKSGKVETIFKMKLDENIRLNDGKCDMNGVLFAGTMDMNEKDPLGALYRFDSKESKVLDRITISNGTIWNYDKKIMYYIDSPTRKIRVFNYDNRNSAILDEMESIDVSVFPGVPDGMTIDSMGNLYVAFHGGSSVIAFDSNGKVIKKIYVSAKNVDSCVFGGDDLKTLYITTAIDENGDGGNLYKIKNEISGIPSEKYKFT, from the coding sequence ATGTTAAAAGCTAAATTAATACATGAGTCGCCACAGTTAAAACTGGGGGAATCCCCAATATGGAGAGATGGGTTGCTATATTATGTTGATATATTAAACGGAAAAATATACTCTTACGGTGAGAATATAACTCAGCTGCATACTGACAGTATTATACCTTTCATAGTCCCATGCGATGATGGGCTGATTTTTGCCACAAAGGAATCTATAAAACATTTAATTTTAAAGAGTGGAAAAGTTGAAACTATTTTCAAGATGAAATTAGATGAGAATATTAGATTAAATGATGGCAAATGCGATATGAATGGAGTTCTTTTCGCCGGGACTATGGATATGAATGAAAAAGACCCACTTGGTGCACTATATAGATTTGACAGTAAAGAGAGTAAAGTACTTGACAGGATCACCATATCAAATGGAACAATATGGAATTACGATAAAAAAATTATGTATTATATAGACTCCCCAACAAGAAAAATAAGAGTTTTCAATTATGATAATAGAAATTCGGCTATTCTTGATGAAATGGAAAGTATAGATGTTTCAGTATTTCCTGGTGTACCGGATGGAATGACAATAGATTCAATGGGCAATTTATACGTAGCCTTCCATGGTGGTTCGTCCGTAATAGCTTTTGACAGCAATGGAAAGGTTATAAAAAAAATTTATGTGAGTGCAAAAAATGTTGATTCCTGCGTGTTTGGAGGGGATGATTTAAAAACGCTCTATATTACAACAGCTATAGATGAAAATGGAGATGGTGGAAATCTTTATAAAATTAAAAATGAAATTTCCGGGATTCCGTCAGAGAAATATAAATTCACCTGA
- a CDS encoding Rieske (2Fe-2S) protein, which yields MWETLFKMDKIEDNALKDITVKGVPLLVSRIDGKIYVTDLYCTHEQTSLSEGFIEGCSVVCSAHFASFNLKDGKVISGPEGETGTIKDLKSYNTKIENGMIMADI from the coding sequence ATGTGGGAAACTCTGTTTAAAATGGATAAAATTGAGGACAATGCCTTGAAGGATATTACAGTAAAAGGGGTTCCTTTGCTTGTATCAAGGATAGATGGGAAAATATATGTCACAGATCTGTACTGCACACACGAGCAAACCTCCCTTTCTGAAGGATTCATAGAAGGTTGCAGTGTTGTATGTTCCGCCCATTTTGCTTCGTTTAACCTGAAAGATGGGAAGGTTATTTCAGGGCCTGAAGGTGAGACCGGAACAATTAAAGATTTGAAGTCATACAATACAAAGATAGAGAATGGGATGATAATGGCGGATATATAA
- a CDS encoding FAD-binding protein, whose product MKIIVLVKQVPDVNAIRFDEKTKRIIRAGVKLSFNSYDKKAVEAAVRLSEKYKCETYVVSMGPGDARDVLNDSMKMGINHAILLNDPNFAGSDTYVTSRILSSLIMHISPDIVLSGKSSLDGETSQVPPETAEMAGYNFVSNVSSIEIAENRVIVARDEDNGIRKLEVSFPVFLSVSEKINRARQIDPSAKVENIDIYDSRFTAWKGSDSPTSVVDTFSMANTRNNKFITFQEFLGILNSSGEVKQDPDYKILDDPATEEIFLGLAVDDPGTSLEISSKIAEIGGHRIVVIGNINPSRLNGMACHKYIYLDNSDYVSFSEYVAEFIRKNKVRHVLAPSNLNGRDISSHIAASIGLGLTADCVDIKFESGKMVQYKPSFGGGIIAVIKSKTEPDMATVRKGMFPIKFRSKSYDVQTVNLEKNENFHEIDNTPIDSNLHPLDTPVIFGIGTGVHAEDIPHILEIAEKINASVGATRRVVDMGRIPRQFQIGLTGMSISPSLYVALGISGSDNHIVGIRYAGKVMAVNNNPDADIFKHSDFGMIMDTHEFIENLYTFVNK is encoded by the coding sequence ATGAAAATCATAGTTCTGGTTAAACAGGTACCTGATGTCAATGCAATACGATTTGACGAAAAGACTAAAAGGATAATAAGGGCAGGGGTAAAATTATCATTTAACTCCTATGATAAAAAGGCAGTTGAAGCAGCAGTAAGGCTGTCAGAAAAATATAAATGTGAAACATACGTTGTTTCTATGGGCCCCGGGGATGCCAGAGATGTACTGAACGATTCAATGAAAATGGGAATTAACCATGCTATACTGTTAAACGATCCAAATTTTGCAGGTTCAGATACCTATGTAACATCCAGGATTCTATCCTCATTAATAATGCACATTAGCCCGGACATAGTTTTATCCGGCAAATCTTCACTGGATGGCGAAACATCCCAGGTTCCTCCGGAAACAGCAGAGATGGCAGGATACAACTTTGTTTCAAACGTATCATCAATAGAAATAGCCGAAAATAGGGTAATAGTGGCCAGGGATGAAGATAATGGCATAAGGAAACTGGAAGTTTCATTTCCGGTATTCCTCTCAGTCAGCGAGAAAATTAACAGGGCAAGGCAAATAGACCCATCTGCAAAGGTTGAAAATATTGATATATATGACTCCAGATTTACCGCATGGAAGGGAAGTGATTCGCCCACAAGTGTGGTTGATACATTTTCAATGGCCAATACAAGGAATAATAAATTTATTACTTTTCAGGAATTTCTGGGAATACTTAACTCCTCGGGAGAAGTAAAACAGGATCCAGACTATAAGATTCTGGATGACCCGGCAACAGAGGAAATTTTTCTGGGGTTAGCAGTGGACGATCCAGGGACATCCCTTGAAATTTCTTCTAAAATAGCAGAGATTGGAGGCCATAGAATAGTTGTAATAGGGAATATAAACCCATCCAGGCTGAATGGCATGGCATGCCACAAATACATATATCTTGATAACTCAGACTATGTTTCATTTTCTGAATATGTTGCGGAATTTATAAGGAAAAATAAAGTGCGCCACGTTCTCGCACCCTCAAATCTTAACGGAAGGGACATATCATCACACATAGCTGCATCTATTGGCCTTGGCCTCACTGCAGATTGTGTGGATATAAAATTTGAATCAGGAAAAATGGTCCAGTATAAACCCTCTTTTGGAGGTGGCATAATAGCAGTCATTAAATCAAAAACTGAACCTGATATGGCAACTGTGAGAAAAGGCATGTTTCCTATTAAATTCAGGAGCAAATCATATGATGTGCAGACCGTAAATCTGGAAAAAAATGAAAATTTCCACGAAATTGATAACACACCCATTGACAGCAATCTACATCCCCTTGATACCCCTGTGATATTTGGAATCGGCACAGGCGTGCATGCTGAAGATATCCCGCACATTCTGGAAATAGCGGAAAAAATAAACGCTTCTGTTGGTGCAACAAGAAGGGTGGTAGATATGGGAAGAATTCCCAGGCAATTCCAGATTGGCCTTACCGGAATGTCAATATCACCTTCCTTATATGTTGCTCTGGGCATATCGGGATCTGATAACCATATAGTTGGCATCCGATACGCAGGCAAGGTAATGGCTGTTAACAACAATCCTGATGCAGATATATTTAAACATTCAGATTTTGGCATGATTATGGATACGCATGAATTTATTGAAAACCTCTATACGTTTGTTAATAAATAA
- a CDS encoding NOB1 family endonuclease: MEGKKKYIIDTSAMLSGNLNISEDGYVYPESVINEIKKGSLEKILEVANITTRSPGKEYIAKAREAALSTGDYNALSATDIDVLALAIELNGIIITDDYAIQNVAKYCGIAYSGGGISGIKKGIIWKYRCTGCHKIYDEYIKTCPICGHDVKRYSKK; the protein is encoded by the coding sequence GTGGAAGGGAAGAAAAAATATATTATAGATACCTCAGCAATGTTATCTGGGAATCTCAATATTTCAGAGGATGGTTATGTTTACCCTGAGTCTGTTATCAATGAAATAAAAAAAGGGTCACTTGAAAAGATCCTTGAAGTAGCGAATATAACGACACGCAGCCCTGGAAAGGAGTATATTGCAAAAGCCCGTGAAGCAGCTTTAAGTACCGGGGATTACAATGCGCTAAGTGCCACTGATATTGATGTGCTCGCACTTGCAATTGAATTAAATGGGATAATAATCACAGACGATTATGCCATACAGAATGTTGCAAAATATTGTGGGATTGCCTATTCAGGAGGCGGGATATCTGGCATAAAAAAGGGCATAATATGGAAATACAGGTGTACCGGCTGCCATAAAATATATGATGAATATATTAAAACATGCCCCATATGCGGGCATGATGTGAAGCGCTATTCAAAAAAATAG
- a CDS encoding sulfite exporter TauE/SafE family protein, protein MLIIGIAVGALTGITGSSGVLVVVPVLSYMGINFKTSVGTSLLVDVVTTTIVIYVYLRKKTLNPGIGIVLGIGAIIGAQLGSLIAGILPVLPLEIIFTAMAAYMSYYVIKKSYNIDSHGVRKMELSRNLALIIGFALSIPVGILTGVIGTSGGIMFVLIIMVFFSMKAQNMVGTATLAMFLSAASGSIGYYDIGHIDFLAAILIGVVALVSGYYFSIFAHKIKQKYIYRFIGVVFIIVVISEIVKIVVL, encoded by the coding sequence ATGCTCATTATAGGAATAGCCGTTGGCGCCCTGACAGGAATTACCGGTAGCAGTGGCGTGCTTGTTGTTGTTCCTGTCCTTTCATATATGGGAATCAATTTTAAAACATCTGTAGGTACAAGCCTGCTGGTAGACGTGGTAACTACAACAATTGTGATATATGTATATCTCAGGAAAAAAACCCTTAATCCCGGAATAGGTATAGTACTTGGAATCGGTGCAATAATTGGTGCACAGCTTGGCTCCCTTATTGCAGGAATATTGCCTGTGCTTCCACTGGAAATCATTTTTACTGCCATGGCAGCATATATGAGCTATTATGTGATTAAAAAATCGTACAACATCGATAGCCATGGGGTCAGAAAGATGGAATTAAGCCGTAATTTAGCGTTGATAATCGGTTTTGCCCTGAGCATCCCGGTTGGCATTCTCACAGGGGTTATAGGAACCAGTGGTGGAATTATGTTTGTTTTAATTATCATGGTATTTTTCTCAATGAAGGCACAGAATATGGTAGGTACCGCAACACTTGCAATGTTTCTGTCCGCAGCAAGTGGTTCTATAGGTTATTATGACATAGGGCATATTGACTTCCTGGCAGCAATACTTATAGGTGTTGTGGCACTGGTTTCCGGCTATTATTTCTCAATATTTGCACATAAAATTAAGCAGAAATATATATACCGGTTTATAGGCGTTGTCTTCATAATTGTGGTCATAAGTGAAATTGTGAAGATTGTTGTCCTATAG